Within Quercus lobata isolate SW786 chromosome 5, ValleyOak3.0 Primary Assembly, whole genome shotgun sequence, the genomic segment CGGGGTTGATCGGTGGTATCTGGGTTCATGAGTTCCTCTGCGTTCATCAATGGATGCGGGCCTGTTGAAATAGGTTTGGGTTTTCTAATTGTGTAATGTGTATGATGAGAGGCTGAAGCAGTTAAAGGCTGAAGCATTTTAGTGGTGGTAGTGTGGTGATTGATGATGGTTGGAGCCGTGGAGGTGGTGGTGTGGTGATTGATGATGGTGGAGCCGTAGAGGTGgaggtgtggtggtggtggtggtggtggtgtggtgatTGGTGATGGTGGAGCCGTTGGAATCTGGAAAAAAGTGACGGTTGGAAAGTAGCAGTagagaaagattaaaaaataatattttaataagaatagaGTTTTAGAATGTggagatattgtaaaataagatggtataatgataaagtgagtttttagaagggtaaaataggatagcattagcattttccaatgctGATGCTCTAATCATGGACAAAGAAACATGCATTCTACTTGGCATCACTCTGATtctcaaaaagttaaaaaaaaaaaaacgattatGTTTGGGTGATGAGAATTCATGTTATTTATGACTATTGCAAGGACTATGAAAAGTACCCCACATTGCCAGTGGAGTGTTTATTGAGTCCACGGGattgatgaggaagtgataACTGGCATGTACTCATTccgccattttttttttttttggtttaaccGTGTCCTTTGGCATTTGTTTGGATTCAATAAccaaaaatattagaaaagagcaaggttttcagacccggaccgttcattgaaccgtaaaagggagaggttcaagggttttgaggttggaccgaggtcgaaccggggtcgaaccgtgatgacgtcataattaatttaataattattttaaatatatataaaaacattcaattaataaaaaaaatagaaaaattaagtaaaatagcctaattcatttagaaaagcttatttctaaaaaatacataaaacttacaaaaatacagTACACAATTACACATTGTTACACACTAGACAAAAAAAactccttcccatcaaaaatgcatgaaagaaacaagtcactagacaaaaaaacttttcaaatgtaACATCCTTTCCACAAGTTAATTGAACCATAATACAAAAACTGATCCCTAAAACATCCTAATCCCACATTCACTTTTCCTTTTCAACTTTCCACAGAACCTACTCATTATGCaacagacccaaaaaaaaataaatatataaaactaaataattaacTTGTATTGCTGGGAAAGCATAGGGTTTCTGAGAATAATGTCTTCTTATCTGGGAAAGCACAGGGTTTCTGCAAGTCATTGGTACTTGTATTactgtttttgcttcttctcactttgactagctattagcttacttttgtttcacactgtttttgcttcttctcactttgactagctattagcttacttttgtttcacattttgattagtcatttcttcttcattgtgcTTGTCAAGTATGTGAGACATTAGGGCCAATTGTTTTCAAGACACCATCATAAGAAAAAGCTAGTTAAGATACTATAAGGCGTCTGCCTATTCTATCACTGAACTCATTTTGAAACAGGTCCATGGTCCACCTGTTCTATTCTTGAGggtcatttttcttcttctctttttatttttttattaatatgtggtCTGATAGCTGTAGTTAAGTAAATTTGAAATCTAGCATATTCAGATGCTATGTTAATTCTGGGATTTCAATTATGTTGAGATTGCTTTTAGTAATGGGGCAAATGATTTGAGAATAatgtaaatattattgaaaccaacagcaataaaaaatacaaaaaaaaaacatgcagcaAGAAGTTGCAGACACAACAAAGTAATTTTGGCAAACAGAAACACCAATTGACCCAaatcaattttcacaattacAATAATATCACAAGCCTTGTCTTCACATACACCAACACTTCAgatctatatcatcatccacaatcaattttcaattgaCCCAAATCAATTTACACACCAACACTTCaaatctatatcatcatccacaatcaacttgcaaatattaacaaagaaaaaacagattAAAGTACCAACGACGGCGACGGCGACGAGGCACAGAATGAGCTGCGACGGGGACGAgggagagaggcagagatgagCGTGAGAGAGTGAGCTGCGATCTGGGTTGAGCTGCGACGACAACGAGGGAGAGAGGTAAagacgagagagtgattgagactttgagagagtgaggaagagATCTGGGCTAAGCTGCAACAGTGTGACGGCGACGAgggagagagtgattgagagagtgaggattgAGGAAGAAATCTGGGCTGAGCTGCGACAGTGCGACGGTGACGAGGGAGAGGCAGAGACGAGAGAGTGAGGATTGAgagtgatttttgagagaggcagagatgagTGAGGATTGAGAGTGATTAAGAGAGGGTTTCAGAGTGAGGCTAAgagtgatttttgagagagggttaaaaaaaaaaaaaaaggtggaacgACGCCGTATAGGGGAGGGGAAAAAGGCTGAAATTAGGGAACCGTCCGAACTGTGTGAACCGGTCACGGTTCACAGACCCGAACAGTCGGACCTCGGTCCGGACGGTTCCATGCTTTTTTCGCATGGAACGGTTCCTTACCTTAAATGGACCGTGAATCTGAACGGTTCCCGGGTTTTCcggtcggaccgtacggtccggtccGGGTTTAATAACCTTGGAAAAGAGTACAACAACTGCCAAAGGATGCTATGTAAGTAGACTTATAACTAAAAGCCTCtttatcataaataaataaataactaaaagcCTAGACGATTGGCAACACGAAGCTTATAATTATCAAAGAAAGTGATTAAATTGATTGTGTTGATGAAACAAAACTCAACCACAAGTGAATCGCACTGAGTAAGCAATTGACTTCTCTAATAAGGCACGTTAGTAATGtaattaaggaaaaacaaatttgtaatcattaataatattgaaatgtataatttttttccatgtATATCTGTGCATTATAAAAATACTTGTAATAAATGACTAtttcttgtaataaaaacataaccaaattaAAGAATAACCAAACTAtagaaataattattacattacaacacctATTACAGTTTACTAAACATGCCATGAAGTCACACTGTCACAGATGTAATTCCCAATAGTATCGCAAAGTAATCCGATAATTTAGGAGTCACATATGACATGAGCTTGTAGCCCTCAAGATTTTGACTAATTTGGCCAATGATTACCACTAGAAGCTCATTTCTTTAAGTTGAATTCTTTAGAAGATTacaaaaatttcttcttcttctttttctcattcaaAAGCATCCTACAtgttagaataaaaaattattaaaaaaaaatatagacatctaatatataaaaaataaggcCAGATTATCTTTAGATACTAAAGGTCCacttggatacaacttattttaccaaaaactgaaaactgagaACAccgtagcaaaataatttttaaatgtgtgaatagtaccataagacccatttttaatatatatatatatatatatatattttttttttctgaataaagtggttgtgggttcCGTGAACAGTGCTCAACAGTGTACTTTGTTGGGTAAAAGCTGAAATgcctgccaaaaaaaaaaaaaaggcaaaacgcTAGATTTTGAAATGCAAAACGTTGGATCCAAACACATACTAAAACTTGTTTTGAGCTTAGAAACTTTGAAACTTAATCTTCTATcgcataaatagtaacaaaattattattttattttattttattttttttggtttcccatagTGTTTCCTCAAAGCTTTCAACCAGAAACTAATCACTGTTCGCAACAGGTGGGCCCATAGTGGGGTAAATCACTGgcctagaaattttttttcaaagtgttGATGCCCGGACTTGAATTAGGGAGCTCCTAGTCAAACCCAAGAGAGCCACTTTGAGACTAAGTGCCCAACCACTTGGCCAACCCTACTGGGTTAGtaacaaaattatttgtatCTTAAAAACGAAGGGGAAAAGggtattgtaaggactcaatttgtagcGACTCCAAATTGgagtattgggttcgaacgttaaagacccaaacaataaaatttgtagagagtgggctaaaaggctaggccttggttatCGGACAGTAATTAGTtatggtgttcatgatgattGCACAGAGATGAACTGAGCTtgtccaagaagactttctctcCAGCACGGCCTGGGTAGCTCCGGTTCTTGGACCTTGTCCGAGGAGCTTCGTGTTCTTATAATCCCTTTTATGCTAGGTTTCAACGGTCTTAGAGACAATACATCATGCCGTCCCCCTTTTTCTGGCTGtttcctcctccttttatattagattttccCCTCTCTCAAATGTtcacgtgtaggttcagcttttTAAGGCTAatacttgtcttatcaatccatacccaaagtggttgggggtgattgtaaaagctgaagagcatgacCCTGTCAGGCGTAGAatacttaattgcagtaatggcagcctttcccttgAACCGCTCCTACACTGTACTCGTCCTTTCTTTTGGGAGCGCTCTGGGTTctgcctttgatggcgtgccattctttccttctaaattttgggatgccgaggacaggatcgtcctcggctaCACCTCTAGGTcatttggactttcgttgcACGTCCTTGGCAACGTCTCTCCTCGGCTTgagccttgggccctaatgtaaagtgggccgagatcacaaattctttggccccacagGTATGAATAgctttaaaaattcaaatgttgaaatgaaaaattctatattttcCTATACttctttttgaataaaaaataacatatgttTGTGGgatcaaatatattaaaaaaaaaaaaaaaattccaggttatgtttatttttatgatttttttttgttgtttaagtgttatatttaaaaataataattctaaaTTATTATATTCGTAGCCCTTTTAGATCttttaaattatgtataaaactTAACAAGTAAGTTGACATTTATCAGgctatttgtaaaaattaaaagcaatatTACTCAAACCCATAGTGGATGAATAGGTTTATTTTAAGGCCTAATCTTTGGTGTCTAgaagttttaaactattttcAGTGCTTGAGGATTATCCAAGTTCATTTTGTTGATCTTGGTTTAGAGTTAgctaaaagagaaaatatgttGTTTACAATGTCTTAAACACcataattttagttataatatagctcttgtaaaaaattaatttaatgtcATATTAGTTTTAGCATTGACAGATATGGTTAAATTCTTTATTAGTTAGTACTTAGTATAAAATTCATGTtagattgttatttatttttattttattttttttataaaaatgaaattatcaTCTTAAAAGTGTTGAAATCATAATCATTACTAGATATGTATTAACAAACAATGGATTGTAGAATTATATACTATCTTAAACTCATAATGTTAACGTGGTCCTCTCACATTTTTAAAGTTCGTAATGCAAACAAGATTGGGTCTTAAACCTCTTGTAtaatgaaaaatgattaaaatttttcttatgcCAATATTCTAATTAAGACAAGATGAATATCTAATTCTTTGCGCCtttcaaaaaatagaaactaagttgcaaaaaagaaaaaagaaaaaaaaaagaaactaatttCTTTGTAGTAAATCTACAAAAAAGTTatgattcaaaattttgagacttcATTTTATCACGTGCCTTGATTTATAAGTAAAGTGTAGTGACATCATGAGTTTTAAAGTTGTTGTGTGATTGAGTAATAAGCAGCATAAATGATAGAGTAAACATGAAGGTGACCTAATAGCCTACATTCACGGTAAAACTCTTTATGACTACATATTCTCTATTAAGTAGTAGGTCATGAATACTTTTTGGAGTCACTTTTGTCTGATAAATATGCATGgtgatctttctttctttctttcttttttttcttttttttaatattatttttttcctttctttcttttgtcgAATTTTTATAGAGAACAAATATATGGTAGACTAATCATGAATAAGAGTAATGTTAGTGACACAAATACTTTATAACCTTCTTTTTATGGTTAGTTAAGgtgataaattatataattagaGTAACAACTAACAACACTTTCAAATAGgctcattgttttttttttttttttttttttttttttttttttttttacaagatagaattctactctaacctaatctaagtgtatatgtgtgtgaaactccctcttgaaaacttgaacccTGGCCCTTGCcctccacaccccacaagcattttCAAATAGGCTCATTGTTAACATCACTTTTGCAATGCACCATACCTAACAAGTCGTatcaaaatttatgaaaaatattgtgaaatatCTTGTATCAcgaaatttattattaaaatatacaCAACAGAGATTGCGGATTGCGGATCAATGATGAACAATGTGAATTAATTTTATAACATCATCACGCCAATAAACTTATGAGTAAAAGGCAAAAACCATTCAACATCTCTCCCCTTCTCCCACCCTAAGGAGAAGCAAAAAGTCCTTTTAACtttgactttctttttttaataaagtccTTTTAGttttaagtgtgtgtgtgtgtgtgtgtgtttttttttttttttttttttaattcaatacttTAATTGTAATACgttaattttcaatttagtccAATTATCTAGTTTCGTCCAATCTCtgttatttataatattttttacttaaaaagaCAGATTATTTTGGTTAGACTTAAACTGTTCGAATTGGATGGAGGTGGTAAAGAATTACATTGAAAACGAATGAGagtaaaaggagaaaaaaaaaaaaaaatgaaatgaatagGATTGGATTACAAATATGTTAAAATTAGTGGgtacaatttataatttaattaatccaaaaaaattattattattatataaaggGCCTATTCTCTTTGGAGCCaaagtatttttgtttgttgtccATAATAAATGGAATCAATATTTGAACTTCTTAACTTctccaccaaaaagaaaaaaaaaaaaaaaaaaaaaatcaattaagaacTTACTTGGAGCAggtttgttgttttgtttttttttttttttttttttttttttttttttttttttttttttttgttgttgtgtgtgGGTTACAAGAAATTAAGCTTACTCCATAAGAAAGCGATGACATTATGTGAAATAGATACATACAACATCCCTTTTATATGGGATTGGCCAAACACTTGTGAAATTTTTACCTTCATAGTAGAACTCACCCCATATAAAGTGGGGCTAGCCAAGAATTAAAATGACAtagaaaagtttataaaaattaacaattggGATCGTAAATCACAATTATCCTTCAAGACTAACAATATTGATCAAACAATTATCCATATCTTTCACCCTCTGTGTTTGGAGGCTGTGGATGGAGATAGCGCTGTCCCTTCTcctttgtttcaataaaaaaaactaattatccATAATTGAAGCGGAAGATGTCATTCTGCACAAAGAAGCTTCCCTGTGGCGTAGGAATCAAGTGAAACATCTGCATGATTATGACATTTGAAAGGAGTAATCAGATTTCTAATCAATGGCAACATGCATGAGCAAAACacttcaaaataatgcatttgctttttatatatatatatatatatatatatatatatttatttatttatttaatctcATACCAAGTTTCAACATGACGAGTGTATAGCTTGTAACACCAACTTCGCACTGGCTACCAACAAGATTACCCAATTTGGCCCAATCAGACCATTGCCCAAATTAGCCCAATCAGACCAAAAGGCCCAGCTTCAACAACATTGACATAGCTAAACGGGATGGCTCCCCAACTTCCCATGGTGATGTCAAAGTTATTCTTAACCGTAGAAGACAATCCTCCCAAAGAACTATGACATAAAGGTGGAGTGCTGATGTTAGAGGATCTAAATACCCGCCATCTCCACCATGTAGATCTTCCAACTAACTTAGGAGATCAACTACAAGTTCGATGGCAAGATCGTCTGACAATTCGAGCATGTCATTTTCTAAGTCACTGATACCAGCACTATTGACTATTGTCAATGTCAACAACCATTCATTAGTGTGGTCGTGGTTGGGTATAAGTGGTGTTAGTGGTTGTGGATAAGAATGGAGGACTAGTGCGGAGTtaggcttttttatttatcatttatttttaaacttagTTGGGGAtttgaccaataaaaatattgtatttagagtattttagcaattgacaataaaattcaaaattattttgaaatttgtgtggatctaaaatttaaatgagcATTCATTACTTTTAACTAGTTGTCTTTTGAGTTTGCCTTAACTAAAGTATTAATATGATAGTTGACCGTTTTCATCCTCTCCCACCCCTTTTATCTTACAAGAAGTAGTTGAAAGGGATTCAAACCCAAGTTCTACTCCGTGAAAGAACTAGATAATGTCAATGAGTCACAAGACTCTTAACCTACACTTTAGTTAACTTAAATATAAATTCTTGACTCGAGCACCTCCAAAGGACAACGAGTTGGTAAGTGGTGGATATTATGGACAATAGCAATACATTCTTAAATGAAacttatgtgtatgtgtgtgttgtgataggagagagagagagagagagagagagagagagagagatgtaaaGAATAACCTGGCTAAATCTTAGCTGGTGCTCCTCTCCAGGCAACTGAAGGCTGCCGCTGACAAAGACCATAATGCCACCCGAGGAGGACGAGGGCTGTGAATCAATGGTGCTAATCAAGTGTTTAGATTGATCAAATGGCAACTGATGAAGCTTAGAAGATATATCATCCACACCTACTATCTTCTGGCCCTCAAAGGTCAGAATAGAGGTTGGCTGGTAGAGAGAAGATAGAGCAGCTCTATCATTGTCAAAGAGATGGTAGTAATGATCCACAAATGCCCTGCCCACCATCTCAACCTGTTCTTccattctctccctctctatgATCAAGTTTCCTCTTCCTCTACTCCCAAAGCATGAATTATAGGGGATGAGAAAAATGGAATAAAGTACGTAGCATGTGAGCTAAGgcactaaaaagaaaaaatgtgaaGCACTAGATGACTGCTATGCCCTCTTGCATTTTGCTTATATAAAAGGTACTATGATGAAAGAGAGGTTACTAGGGTAATTGCCTAATGTCAAGCTGGAAGAATCGGCAGCGCTGAGTTTATACGCAAAGGTTTTTTAGaattgaaatagaaaaaagcCTATAAAGCATAAAACTGAAATAGGTTGAGGCCACCTCACTTCAAAGCTTCTTTCCAGCCGTCCAAATGAGCTTTTTTCCATTAGCTTCtgtgatttttagtaaaaaattatgtggATCACATgctataaaaaggaaaagaacttTTGACAGTATTGGGGGGATTTCTTGATGAGGGAGAGATTGAAAATGCAGTTTTATTTTTAGTGGGTCGCAGCTTGTTTATGCCGAAAGCGTTTTGAGTATGGAATATATCCGCCTACCATTTTATGACTAGTACAGTCAATTTCCATTTGTAGGATCCGGAATAATTAGCTTTAAATGGCCAACAtgtagaaaggaaaaaagagatgTAGTCATGTTGGTTAACCCAAATATTAATGACTAGCTCATGATGGATCTGGTTTATTGAAATCGCCACAAAAAATAcacgtggttttttttttttttttttactgtagCGTTCTCATAAACTTCTGTTTTtcctaagaaattttttttttgttatcataCGGTATGAAGTGGTGTAACTTATCACCATTTACATCACTTTTTGCAATTGTGAATCTTCACAATAACTcacaataattattaattaggtTTTAGTCCAAAAAGAAACCTATTTCTTAAATCCCAAGAGAGCGAATCCTAAAAATTCATAATATCCATGAGGTTCAAAGTCTGAAACCTTTAACCAATTTCTTGGGATTATCTGATTTCTCCTTATAATAACCAAGTGTGTGTAAAACCAAAACTAcacatatccaaaaaaataattagatgcTCAAAGTGCTCCTAGATATCgtcatttctcaaaaaacaaaagggtaaaaaaaaaaggctaaagctgagaaagcaaaacaaactcTAGAAGAAAAGAATATGCCTAGTGCTTGATGCATCAAAAGCGTGAGTGAGACGGTCCAATTAACATGAGGCACAATTTACAACtgaataaaaataagctaaacaGCACGGGCCTTTGTAGTTTGACTCGTTTGgccatggaaaaaaaattcctcattcATAATTCTGGCCACAAGCAAAAACATTTTGCTGGTAATTTAGCGCTAAATATTGACTGCACAATTTATGCCAAAAGCCTCATATCTCAATTAATCAACCACTTTTAGCATTTTCAATAGAGACATTCAGAATTGAAATCTTTTATTTTCCGttataacaatcaaattatgaacaacaaaaaaaaatgttagcaaTTTATTTTAATCCAACGTCCTCTTGCATGTCCATCCAGATTGAAGCTCCCCAATTTGAAAGGGAAAAGGGCACtaataaaaccaataataaaaagTGGAAAGAAAGAGACAGGCCCATAGTCCTATTACGTAGTCATAAAGAAACGAACCCCTTCCCCAACCCAGGTTATGATTAATGTCTCCTTTTAACCAGTTTTCTATACCGAATTCTTGTGTTTGCCCAAGGTTCACAAGCCCACATTCGTAGACACGAACATGTTATGGGTCTAAGTCTAACAAAAGATTATCTTTTTACTTAGTCGAAAGGGCCTACAAATAGTTATGTCTACAAGTCCTTCTTGTTCTAACACAATTAATCATAAACAGTCATCTGaaaaaacaattcaacctaTAACAATTGAAATATTCCTATCATTCCTTTAGTGTCTCATTTGAGGGTTTTAAAACTCAGGCTGTAGCATCTCACTTTCATTGGATGTAAATTTAAGAGTTAACTATAGCTATTCACCTAAATTATAGGGACATTTGCAATATACACattaaaaattcataattctGCAATCAACACTTTAATTCAACATGAATTTGCAATGTCCATGCTACCATCAAATCGGTGTCTAAATTAAATTGTCAAGGTATTTGCAATGTGCTACAAATATTTTGTCATCAACACCCTAATTTAAGATTAATGTACCCACTAATCTAATAATTTGGATACTAAATTAGATGGTGGATGACATTATAAATTAATCTCAACTTAAGGtgttaattgtaaaattttgtttttaggatACACATTACAAATGACCCATAATTTAAGTAGATAGAAAACAAGTAGATATCAACTTCACTTGTTGCAAACCTTCTAAGGACCAAACAACATGTTCAGCACTTGTCTTCAAATTTAATACTGTTTTGATAAACAAGATAGAAAACTTCATCAAGAACATGTTTGGGCCAATATGGCCACACCATGAACTTGATTCTGTTATTCTAATCACCTACACTAAAATTCCTTCTAAGTCTGCTAAGAAAAAGGTCTCTGCCATGAAACATATTTTGCTGAACACAAGCTAGAAGGGATGGCTATTTCTTAGAACAaggaatttcaaaaaaatttggagtAAGGCCTTCACTAAGAAGACAGATTAGGGCAGGTAAGATGCCTTTCAAAGTTCATAAACCTCTAAGGAATCAAAGGTGCATATCCAATGAAGTTCCTTTTATTACTGCAGCTGCCTCCAGAAACAGCTACAATACTATAAGATAAATTGCAAACTatcaacaacaaccaagccttagttCCAAAATTTTTCGAGTTTGCTATGAATCCTAAATAGACTAATCAGGATCAACCACATGTACTATTTTCCTTCATTCTATTCTATCCGAAGTAATACTCTGTATAACCTCCAAATTTTAGACCATCGAAGAGCTTAAATAAAGATGCGCACCAACTAGGTAAAGGAGAGTTTCCAGGCTTCAGACTAGAATGGGGGCTCCTAAGCTAAGAATTTCCTCTTTCACTACATGCTTTAAAGATGTAATAATCTCCTCTTCTTTTGACCTTGATCGAGTCTCAATTTCCTTCCAAGCCTGTCCTTCAGATTCGATTTACTGCCTCAAATTCAATATAAACTGAAATCTGAACTCAGACACATAACCAATCACCCAGAACCCTATTCTTAGACTACCTCCCCACCAcccaataaaacaaaaaccaggagaaatgaaaagaaaacagttctcttttcattttccaaacTTACTATACTCATCATTTATACAAAAGGAGGGGAAATGCATTTGGCTTAACTTGTTTGCTAAAAGGTGAGATAAAAAGTGACTTTAAGCAAATAAATGCTTAAAGCCACTTTTTGTCTCACCTTTAAACAAATAAGCACTGCCAAAGGCACAAATATATATGCGTGAAACCAAAGGAGAAGTCCATCCCTTAGGGTGCTGATGTAGGACAAAATAGGGATTCTCCCATGTTCATGACTCCATCAGGTGCATTTGGGAGAAGGGATTTGGGTGGAAAGTAAAGGAATAGAAAATACTATACcaattgttttttccttttttgtgtgTATTGGGGAGCAGTTGTTTTTTTCTCACGTTTGGGAGAATTTTAAGTAAGGAAATGATAAGATCAGCAGGGAAAAATATACCCCTATTTGAGGGATTTTCTTTCCACCCAAATATGGACATATTTGGGAAGAAAGGaaagtttttaataactctTTATTTAAACAAAGGGGCATATGGTAAGAATAAAAATACTATTCCTTTCCTTTACTCTCTCCcaattatcaaatatatatatatatatatatatatatatgaacatcGTAACAAGAGAAGGGGCAATACCTATACTTcccttctctttccttttgctTGCAAAATCACAAACATGCTGTTAGTTTGATAGAAGCCCAAAAAAGTAGGTGAAGTGACAAGTGATATCTATAGGGGCCAAAAAAATTCACTTACGCCCATTAAAAGTATTTCAAAAGACATACATAATTACTATGAAATGATTATTCCTCAAATACACACATACAGGTAGGGAAACTATCCTGTTGTCGTCCACATACAATTATGACAATAACACTATTTTCATTGCCATGGCACATAAATAGCTGGACAATGTCGGAATTATGCATTCCTAAATGTGAATGACCAACCAAATACCACAGAAATTTTAAGGAATGAATTCCAACAATGCCAATGAGCTTAGATGAAGTGGCACTTCCTCTTCCCAGATAATGGGTGAAGAGTAAATTATATGCATCTATCTTGGTCAATAACCAggtgacaaaaaaaataaaaatcaagcaaAATACTGCAAGGATCCTTGTAGTGTAGTAggacaagaaaaataaataagtggtCCATCTAGAAAATGTAGGGTTACAACTTAGTCTATCACAACCTGAACACATTCAAACAGAACAA encodes:
- the LOC115989168 gene encoding nuclear transport factor 2B — encoded protein: MEEQVEMVGRAFVDHYYHLFDNDRAALSSLYQPTSILTFEGQKIVGVDDISSKLHQLPFDQSKHLISTIDSQPSSSSGGIMVFVSGSLQLPGEEHQLRFSQMFHLIPTPQGSFFVQNDIFRFNYG